In Passer domesticus isolate bPasDom1 chromosome 9, bPasDom1.hap1, whole genome shotgun sequence, a genomic segment contains:
- the LOC135307141 gene encoding uncharacterized protein LOC135307141 isoform X3, which translates to MLLPSKPLPPIQRSSPSATPSKMCSREQETGNAGNGWDEESRKSQELRAEGKGRETSLLCSTGGEMKKRQLGKSLIPRLRKAGIPPVGSAAGSVHSSPKMELQESQEMSARPSSRSQEKTPEYAGLSLSQAKETDHPSSPGLRSDKERRDIFGKTRAELCRLAKENLEQKKMEILMEEMKRRQNEKSLQLPPETFEPGDAAEASSSLVPAGFSLPPINGTAPSVQRKDPGSAMKKTVVRKQDTVPLQPSTPTLHGDGSFPRSSSGNGRRRDS; encoded by the exons atgctccttccctccaagccGTTGCCTCCCATCCAGAGGAGCTCTCCTTCTGCCACGCCAAGCAAGAtgtgcagcagagagcaggagactgggaatgctggcaACGGCTGGGATGAGGAGAGTAGAAAAAgccaggagctcagagcagagggaaaaggaagagag acctccttgctgtgctccactGGCGGGGAAATGAAGAAGAGACAATTGGGAAAATCTTTAATCCCCCGTCTACGCAAGGCAGGAAttccccctgtgggcagtgctgctgggtctgtgcacagctctccaaagatggaattgcaggagtcccaggagatgag cgcaagacccagcagcagaagccaagaGAAGACCCCAGAGTATGCAG GCCTCTCACTGAGTCAGGCCAAGGAGACAGATCATCCCAGCAGTCCTGGTCTTAGGAGTGACAAGGAGCGGAGGGACATCTTTGGAAAG ACCCGCGCTGAATTGTGCAGGTTGGCTAAAGAGAACttagagcagaagaaaatggagattttgaTGGAAGAGATGAAGAGGAGACAAAATGAGAAATCATTGCAGCTTCCTCCAGAGACATTTGAGCCTGGAGatgcagctgaagcaa GCTCCTCTTTGGTGCCTGCAGGCTTCAGCCTACCACCTATcaatggcacagctcccagtgtaCAGAGAAAAGACCCTGGTAGCGCCATGAAGAAAACGGTCGTGAGAAAGCAGGACACGGTGCCCTTACAGCCCAGTACGCCCACCCTCCATGGAGATGGCAGCTTCCCACGCAGCTCCTCGG GGAACGGAAGAAGAAGGGACTCTTGA
- the LOC135307141 gene encoding uncharacterized protein LOC135307141 isoform X1, producing MLLPSKPLPPIQRSSPSATPSKMCSREQETGNAGNGWDEESRKSQELRAEGKGRETSLLCSTGGEMKKRQLGKSLIPRLRKAGIPPVGSAAGSVHSSPKMELQESQEMSARPSSRSQEKTPEYAGLSLSQAKETDHPSSPGLRSDKERRDIFGKTRAELCRLAKENLEQKKMEILMEEMKRRQNEKSLQLPPETFEPGDAAEASSSLVPAGFSLPPINGTAPSVQRKDPGSAMKKTVVRKQDTVPLQPSTPTLHGDGSFPRSSSGKPAPWQHFPAGVCPCKRSTNCLLPQPAQPGSWVHSVS from the exons atgctccttccctccaagccGTTGCCTCCCATCCAGAGGAGCTCTCCTTCTGCCACGCCAAGCAAGAtgtgcagcagagagcaggagactgggaatgctggcaACGGCTGGGATGAGGAGAGTAGAAAAAgccaggagctcagagcagagggaaaaggaagagag acctccttgctgtgctccactGGCGGGGAAATGAAGAAGAGACAATTGGGAAAATCTTTAATCCCCCGTCTACGCAAGGCAGGAAttccccctgtgggcagtgctgctgggtctgtgcacagctctccaaagatggaattgcaggagtcccaggagatgag cgcaagacccagcagcagaagccaagaGAAGACCCCAGAGTATGCAG GCCTCTCACTGAGTCAGGCCAAGGAGACAGATCATCCCAGCAGTCCTGGTCTTAGGAGTGACAAGGAGCGGAGGGACATCTTTGGAAAG ACCCGCGCTGAATTGTGCAGGTTGGCTAAAGAGAACttagagcagaagaaaatggagattttgaTGGAAGAGATGAAGAGGAGACAAAATGAGAAATCATTGCAGCTTCCTCCAGAGACATTTGAGCCTGGAGatgcagctgaagcaa GCTCCTCTTTGGTGCCTGCAGGCTTCAGCCTACCACCTATcaatggcacagctcccagtgtaCAGAGAAAAGACCCTGGTAGCGCCATGAAGAAAACGGTCGTGAGAAAGCAGGACACGGTGCCCTTACAGCCCAGTACGCCCACCCTCCATGGAGATGGCAGCTTCCCACGCAGCTCCTCGGGTAAGCCTGCTCCATGgcagcattttcctgcaggggtttgtccttgcaaaaggagcacaaactgcctcctgcctcagccagcacagccggGATCTTGGGTTCATAGTGTGTCCTGA
- the LOC135307141 gene encoding uncharacterized protein LOC135307141 isoform X2: protein MLLPSKPLPPIQRSSPSATPSKMCSREQETGNAGNGWDEESRKSQELRAEGKGRETSLLCSTGGEMKKRQLGKSLIPRLRKAGIPPVGSAAGSVHSSPKMELQESQEMSARPSSRSQEKTPEYAGLSLSQAKETDHPSSPGLRSDKERRDIFGKTRAELCRLAKENLEQKKMEILMEEMKRRQNEKSLQLPPETFEPGDAAEASFSLPPINGTAPSVQRKDPGSAMKKTVVRKQDTVPLQPSTPTLHGDGSFPRSSSGKPAPWQHFPAGVCPCKRSTNCLLPQPAQPGSWVHSVS, encoded by the exons atgctccttccctccaagccGTTGCCTCCCATCCAGAGGAGCTCTCCTTCTGCCACGCCAAGCAAGAtgtgcagcagagagcaggagactgggaatgctggcaACGGCTGGGATGAGGAGAGTAGAAAAAgccaggagctcagagcagagggaaaaggaagagag acctccttgctgtgctccactGGCGGGGAAATGAAGAAGAGACAATTGGGAAAATCTTTAATCCCCCGTCTACGCAAGGCAGGAAttccccctgtgggcagtgctgctgggtctgtgcacagctctccaaagatggaattgcaggagtcccaggagatgag cgcaagacccagcagcagaagccaagaGAAGACCCCAGAGTATGCAG GCCTCTCACTGAGTCAGGCCAAGGAGACAGATCATCCCAGCAGTCCTGGTCTTAGGAGTGACAAGGAGCGGAGGGACATCTTTGGAAAG ACCCGCGCTGAATTGTGCAGGTTGGCTAAAGAGAACttagagcagaagaaaatggagattttgaTGGAAGAGATGAAGAGGAGACAAAATGAGAAATCATTGCAGCTTCCTCCAGAGACATTTGAGCCTGGAGatgcagctgaagcaa GCTTCAGCCTACCACCTATcaatggcacagctcccagtgtaCAGAGAAAAGACCCTGGTAGCGCCATGAAGAAAACGGTCGTGAGAAAGCAGGACACGGTGCCCTTACAGCCCAGTACGCCCACCCTCCATGGAGATGGCAGCTTCCCACGCAGCTCCTCGGGTAAGCCTGCTCCATGgcagcattttcctgcaggggtttgtccttgcaaaaggagcacaaactgcctcctgcctcagccagcacagccggGATCTTGGGTTCATAGTGTGTCCTGA